The Cyprinus carpio isolate SPL01 chromosome B22, ASM1834038v1, whole genome shotgun sequence genome contains the following window.
CAATTCCCAGAAAGTGCTTGTCTACAAGTTTCCATTTGACagggataaaaaaacaaacaaacaaaaacaataatggtTGGTTAAGTGCTTCCCTAAGCTGCAGAAAAGTTCAGGCGATCTGTCAGGAATTGCAGAAGACAACGTTTTTAATGTAGATGCAAGCCAAGACTTCCAACAAATCCTGGTTTCTCCCAGAACTCCCTCTACCATTAAGGATAACAAACAATGAAGAcgccaaacaaacacactcacttgcACACACACTCGAGACGTAGATGTACACAAAAAGTCCCTTTAAGAAGAAGAGGTGATATTCCCAGAAGACACTATGGTTTCCCTGGGCGAGTATTCGGGCTCGTCCTTATTGGGGTGGGAGGAGTTGTCCGACTTGCTCCTGCTGAACTCGGCGCCCATGATGGGCCTGGAGAACTTGCCCGCCGCTTGGTCGCAGACGCCGCAGTTGAACATCCTGATGAAGGCCCGGCGCATCTCGTTGCTGGTCAGGGTGTAGATCAGAGGGTTCATGGCGGAGTTGAGTACAGCCAGAGCCAGGAACCACTCGGCCTTGTAGAGGATCGGGCAAGTGAGGGTCTGGCAGGCCACATCGAGCAGAAGCAGGATGAAGAGCGGCGCCCAACACGCGATGAAGCAGCTCAACACGATGATGACGGTCTTCAGGAGGGCCATGGACTTCTCTGAACTCTTGTTGCTGCAGCGGCCGTTGGCGACCTTGCGGAAGACCAGTTTACGGCTCCGTGTGCGGACCAGGGCGTAGATGCGGGCATACAAGATGACGATGGCCATGAGGATGACACTAAATACGGTGGTGCAGAAGAGGATGTAGGTCTTGTGGTAGAGGGGCAAAACTGTGGAGCAGTTGTTCATGCTCTTGATGCAGTTCCAACCCATAATTGGTAAACCGCCCAAGATGGCAGCGATGAACCACACGGTGCTGATGAGCATAAAGACCCGGCACGTCTTGCCATTGTTGTGGAGCTTCATCTTCAGCATGGTCAGGTGTCGCTCGATAGCAATGGCCAAGAGACTGAACACTGAAGCGGCCAGAGCCACAAACATACTCCCTTCCCTGAAGAACCACTGCATTGGGGTCAACTTATACGTGTTGGCTCCAGACAGCAAGATGTTGGCAGTGTACACCACCCCGGCCAGCAAGTCTGACAAGGCCAAGTTCCCGATGAAGTAGTACATGGGCTTGTGGAACTTCTTGGTCCTCCAAATGGTGAGGAGAACCAGAACATTTTCCAGGATGATGAAGCAGCACACGATGATGAAGACGACAGAGTCCGCTCTGAGTCCCGGGTCCTTGTCGACCTTGCGAAATTTCCCAGTGAAGTTGTAGTGTCTGGCGATTAGGTCATCCATGGTTCGCAGTGGCTTGATAGATTTAAATCCAACGTGCAACCCACCACAGGCCACAGAGGGGTGCTGGTGGACTTGGGAAGCTGGGTATCCAGTTCTCCTCTTAGTATGATGTCATGCAAGTAAGGTTTTCTCAAGTCAGGTAAAAATCCTTAGAGAGGATGAATGTGGTCCACAAATCCCACAACTGCATCATGAAAACACTATAAGAAATAAATAACGGTAAATTAGACCTCTAGAACGGTTTATTGGTATAATaccatattattaattttatgtcattatgttaaatatataaacacagctTCATTGAAAACTTAAAAGTGACAAAATTAGAAAactaaaatctcaaaatgaatgaGTGGTTTACTAATCCAAAGCGAAGCATATACATGAAAACGTTTGGTTAAGATGTTTCAGACCgaacagaacagaaaacattcgataaataattttaaataatcacgCTAAAATATAACGAATTCGAATGTCGCTACTGGAATTTCTGAgtctttttctttaaatttttcgAATCTAATCAGTGTCAAACTTAGACATGCCAAGAGATGCCCCAAccaagataataaataaataaatacgacgATTAAACTGCTATATCGTGTAACAACATTCCAAATAGACttctggaaaaataaaacatctaactTAAACTATCCATGGTACTAATGTAAAAGATTATGGCACTTATGtactttttgtataaaaaaaaataaaaaattgtaaaccaGAAAAAAGAGCTACACATGGAAACAAGAGCGATAAAGAATCGCGCTAATCAATACTTGTCAAATTTTAAATAGgctatttgttatttaaatgctCGATATCCTTTTGCGAATACTAATTTCAACACTGTCAAATCTGTACGACATAACAAGAGATGCTACAATCGCAACGAAAAAAGTCGTATTCACTATTAAACTGGTCTGTTACGCTAATATTTAAAAGCCATTCGCGATATTACGAACTTTCATTGTAAAACTTAATAAGACTTACTGAGGGTTAAGATCGCTGTCGCTTGATATTCAAAAAGTTAAAGGTGGACAAAAAGAGTTTCTCTTACCTTTAAATTCCAGACTAGACGTCTTGATCGTTTAATCCTGCAATATTGATGCAAAATGGCCAGATAT
Protein-coding sequences here:
- the LOC109047784 gene encoding sphingosine 1-phosphate receptor 1 translates to MDDLIARHYNFTGKFRKVDKDPGLRADSVVFIIVCCFIILENVLVLLTIWRTKKFHKPMYYFIGNLALSDLLAGVVYTANILLSGANTYKLTPMQWFFREGSMFVALAASVFSLLAIAIERHLTMLKMKLHNNGKTCRVFMLISTVWFIAAILGGLPIMGWNCIKSMNNCSTVLPLYHKTYILFCTTVFSVILMAIVILYARIYALVRTRSRKLVFRKVANGRCSNKSSEKSMALLKTVIIVLSCFIACWAPLFILLLLDVACQTLTCPILYKAEWFLALAVLNSAMNPLIYTLTSNEMRRAFIRMFNCGVCDQAAGKFSRPIMGAEFSRSKSDNSSHPNKDEPEYSPRETIVSSGNITSSS